TGTTAAAACTCCTTTTAATTTATGTATTTGAGACTTTGGGTTCGTTTCGTTGGTTGAGAGTTCACCGTAGAATGCTTCAAACAAACCCACACAGATCTGTTGGAAGAGAAATATTCATCCCTCCACGTTCTCAGTATCAGACAAGCAGAaaacaactctctctctccctctgagAAAACATGGTGGCCACATCTCCTCCCTTTACGTCACGTTTTGAATCTGCTTTTAAATGGAGAAATGCCCCAACAAAACTCTCATTCTTCTTTCAACCAAACTGTACAAGAACATGGGAACTACTCGCAAGTGGTTCAGAACAATCCGAAGAAAGTTAGTCAGATCATCCAACAGAGATATCATCGTCGTCTACACCAACACCACCCCGAGCACGCACGAAGAATCGTCCAGGTACGAAGAGCTCGAAGACATCACTTCATCATCTTCGTCGTTCGAAAAGAGAATTTTCACCAAGGAAAACATCGCAGCCATCAGGCTCCAAGCCTTTTTCCGGGGGCACCTTGTACATTACCCAAACTTGGTTCTTTTTTCAACGTCAAGTTTTGCTTTCATAATAATTGTTGAATTTGcacaaaaactgaaaaccctTAGGTTTGTGATGATTTGAACAATTTGACAGGCCAGGCAAGCGTTTCGAGCACTGAGGAGCCTGGTGAAGCTGCAGGCGTTGGTTCGTGGAGTGTGTGCGCGGAAACAGGCACGTATAGCTCTGCATTGCATGGACTCAATCGTCCGGTTGCAGGTCAAGGTTCGCGCACGGCAGCTACTCAGCGTGTCTAGCAATGACAGATCCATCGAAGTTAACCGTTGTTTGCTGAACAAGTCTAGTAATGTATGATTTTACGAATTTGTAACAAAGATTTTGGAAGTCAAAGAATTTCGTGGTAATGACTGTAATTCAAGTTTAAACTCAGGAAAAAATCTTCTGCTGTATACATCGTTTCACCAACTTTTCCGGCTAACCGGGAAGATAAGTGGCCTGTAAAGTTCTTGCAGTTCAATGTCGAAAATAAATATTCACACTGAGAATGCATTCGCTGGGAATCAACGACAACACAGTAAGGTGTGGTTCAAACAAAAGATTTAATACATAACTATAGGGTAGTGAACATTACCGGTCCATGACGGGCTCATTAGTAATTACCGCTAACCAGCCGGCCTAAATTAGACGATGAAAAACTGAGTCTCTGAAGAGAAGACCACCaggaaaacacaaacaaactacaATAAAAACAACTGTGAGTGCTCGGAAAAACTGTACAATGCAAAAAGTATGTGCAATGGAAATGGTCCACATGCAAGATCAGATTTCTCTCAACTGTGCTCAGTGATTGCCCCATCTAAGTGCCGAGAAAAAACCACCAGGTCTGCGTCGATCTTCTCCCTCATTACCAACCTGTGTTAAGATTAGGATTGAATCATTTAAATATGTTTAACGGGCAAGAAGCTTTACAGTTGGGCAAGAAAGTACCTCTTTGGCCAAATTCTGCAGGATTTCTATAATATCGGAAAAGGGGGGTCTTTGAGTCGGGTCCTGTTGCCAGCATCTCTCAAGCAGTTCGGCGAATCTTGGGTGAGTGGTCTTGGGAATTGTAGGTCGTAGGCTCTGACAGTCATGCCAAATAAATGTTAATCCATAAGAATATCGTGTGGCAGAGTTATGCCAAATTGTTTGGAGTAAGTACCTTTTGCACCACACCTACTGCCGCTTGTAACGGGGTCAAGGATGAGTAGGGGATCTGGTAAATAAACCATAAAGAAGACCGTGAGTTTTGAAATTAATGCCGTTATCAACTGACGCACTGAATAGCAAATGCAGAAGCAAGCATAGTGCACACAATCTCATTTGTTCTTGCAAAGAGAAGTAGGCACTTACTTGTCCAGTTAGAAGCTCCCACAGTACTATTCCAAAACTGAAAACGTCTGCCTTGTGATCATATGGTTTGTGTTCGATGACCTTCACAAGACCATGGTAAAAAGAAGCTAAGAGATAGGTTACGTTAAATGAAGTCAGCACAAACTACCAACCAACATAGTTATTGTTGAACCCGATGATAGCAGGCCTAAAAAGCCCCACAATAGCTCTAACTCCCCTTCGGGACAAATGTTTAGTGGGATTGAGTTGAACCATGTGAATAATTAAACTATGAATTCTATCACTTTAAACAAATtctgatttaaatcacttggaaGTTGTTCCTCTTTCTGATATTATCCACAAAATAAAAGTAGATGTCCAAGGAGATTACTACCTCAGGAGCCATCCAGCGGTATGTACCAGTTTCAGCTGTCATCACTCCAGATTGAGTCTGCACTCTGGCAACCCCAAAATCAGCAACCTTAACGACCTGTACAGTAAGGATATATGATTCTAAGCATTAAAAATCCACAAACGTGCTAAAAAATAGTTAATTGACGCACAggattttggatgaatttttttctatataaatGCAAAGGGAAAACAGGTGTGACAGACAAATGAATCATTGATTGAATAGTCATGAATTATACTTACTTCATGTTCATCCATAAGAAGATTGGCAGTCTTAAGATCCCTGTGGATTATATTATTTTGGTGCAAATAGTTCATTCCCTTGGAGACATCAATTGCTACTTTGAGTAGAGATGGAAGCTTAAACACACCCTTGTGCTTATGCAGAAAATCGTATACACTTCCTTTGGACATAAATTCTGATAAGCAGGAACATGAGCATCAAAAGGTGGTCATCAGTGAATTCAAATCGCATTAAATTAAAATTCGTAAGTGTTGACAATCAATATATAACTATTCTCTTCAGTTGTAACCAATTAGACATGGTATAACAAAGATGAAAGTACAGCACCCATCCATAGAAATCATGACTACTCAAGAAATAAGATACTTGTGCACATGAGAatcattaatatatatatatattctctaaGATAAACCTGTCACAATGCATAGGTTTGGAGGTCGTGTACATGCTCCTATAAATTGCACAACATTCTTGTGCCGAATCTTCCTGCCAAATGTCATGATATCAAGAAGTTTACAAAGCTGCATGGAAAATGACAACTGCCATCAACAAGTATAAGCAGGTATATGGATGCACCTCAATATATAAACTTCCTGTGAAAAATCCCTGAGCATCTCTGCATTGACACGCTCAGGTTTGAGAACTTTTATGGCAACTTCCTGAGTACAATAAGTGCCTCTGTACCTAAAAGAAGTTGAAAGCAGCATGTCAAACGAGAACCAGCATAAAATTCAACACAGGATTCAAAATGTAACTTACAGATCACCGAATGACCCAGATCCAACTTTGTTCTCAAATTTCAGCTGCCTTGCATCAATCTCCCAGACATCTGTTCCATCAGTTGGTATTTCTATGCAACTGGGGAAGGACTCATCCCTTGTTTGATTGTCCTCACCAACAGCAGCGATTGGATGTGGTTTTGACCAAGGTTGCTCCTAACATACGAAATCACAGTAAATCATGTGATTAGATGGGAACAATGAACCTCAAATATTCAGCATGATGGTAGGTGGTATCCAGTTTTCATGAGATAAACAAAGATTCACCAGATTAACAGATTTTAAGAAACCATCCCGAGTATTCCCATACCACACTAGTCTGAGTCTATTCAAAGAACGAgacattttaaattttgttctaCAAGATACAGCTATATAATTAAGCAAATAAGGGAGAAAAAAACTTAccttaaattttgaaatttcctTTTCTAGAACACTTTTGAGCTCCTCGGTTTCCTATTGTTACATGCAAGAACATTTTGCTCAATGAACGAGAAGCatgtgaatcaaatatccaagaAGAAACATACAAAACTCATACCTCGTATTTCCACCCATCAACCACGAAAACATCAAGAGAAAATCCATCAACAGTGGAGAAAGCATGAGCTTCTTGAATATTCAGTCCAATCTCAGCAAGTAATGAAGTTAACTGGAAAATTAATCACTAATAGATATCATTAATTAAGTGAGTAGGCCAGGACTCCAGTGGAAAAATGACAGAAATACAACAGAAAATTTTCCATAGAACTGTTTAATCATAAGACATTCTTGAAAACTCACAATTTAATGTTAATAACCTAGGAACTGTTCCACCAAGCATATCTCATGGAAAAAGATAAGTAACTCTGAGCTATAGAGTTCCAAACATTTACTAGCTACAGGGTTGAAAATACAGAAATCAAGACTCTAGAGTCAGGCTCTCCTAATACAGCATAATATTCtaggaaaataaaaaaccctttTCTATAAAAgtaaacaaatatatgaattcCAGTTAAAGCACAAAAGCTATGAACCCATGAACAGAATCAGATGTGTACCGCATTGAATAAAAATTGGTAGAAATTAAAGGTCAACAGCATACATGTGGATATACAGATGAGGACTACCTGACTAAGAAGTTTGGGCTTGTCAACTGTTGAAAACGTGATCTCATGCATAGGCCTACACAATTAACAACAATAATTAACAGCAAGAtttacaaacaaccaatgcAAATAAATTACTACCAACATTGTGTCTGTCTGTATCCGTGGTAAACAATAACAAACACTATACTTTGTAGTATAGAAGCGTCTTGAGCATAAGCCTAAAGTATGTAGCCCCCAACTTCGCAAGTAAGTACAAAACACTATAAACTACGAAAAGCCGACaagaagatagagagagagagaagctggAACAATCTAAACTGTACAAGAAATCTATGGCATAGAATATTTGTAACATAATGTTAACTAAAAGTCCTATTGAACATATTCCACTGCGCATGGGAAACTTCTCAGATTTATCATTTAGTTAAATGGATAATCCATCGGGCATCTCTCTTTCTATTTCTATgtattttgataatttgaaaGAACAACAAAGTAGCAGATAAGTTATCAAACTAAACACCTCTATAAAATGAAGGGGAGAAGCCATTTCTCCGTGGATGAGTAACTACTTAAGATTGGGTTCTTACCCCGAAAAGACTGGTGTTGCACTCATAGCACTACCTCCATCTTCAACATGGTATCTATTGGCTTGAAGTGCCAGTGCGTCAAGAGTAGGAGATGAACCAAAGGTGGGAGGTGCATGAATCCTGGTGACAGAACAATTCAATGATTAGcacatataagattaaaatacaaaatgcaGAGTGAGGTTATTGAATGCAAAAGAAGGATGGAGAATACAAGTAACTGATATACACTATATAATGTGACATACCCTCGTCCGTTAGAGTACCTGTAAGAACTTTGTGCATCTTCTTTCATCAAAGAATCTGAATGGACCGAGTCAACAGAATTTCCATTGAAGACAGGATAAACCTCCATCAGAAAAACGGTTTTCATGATTAGCCAGTAGTCACGCATCATTGCCCAAATAAATTACATTGATTTTAATAGATAAGTCCAAGTCTTCAACTAAAGACTAGAAAACTCTACTCACTATTCAGGCAACACAAGTTGGACGAACGGTTCCCACTAGAAAAGAATGCGAACCACAGTCAAACCATTATACATACGCGCATGATGCAGGGATAAGTGCAGGCATGCACCCACACACAAAGACGGATAGCATTAAGCACCAACAGAGTTACATCGAGCTAATATCCGAACTATTCCAACAAATGCATAGGTGTTCACCTGCACAGAGCGAACTTCAAAGGCAGGTTGATTAGCAGGGTCTTCTGCAAATTGCAGCAATCTCTTATGTGCTAGAACATCTTCTGCCCTCTCCACATTCACATCCAACGCGTAACTACatagcagcaacaacaacaatgaCACAATTATACAAACATTAATAAACTGCGCCAATTTGGTATCTTTTTCTccatactatcactatttccaGCAATATGAATTCGAAAActgaaaaatttataaatatgaaACAAGTAATCATCTGAATTGCGATAAAAGTTATCAGTAAAGATtccaactttttcttttcttcaactTTCCCAAACTTTCCCGGCAACCAAACAAGCAATGCCAAAAGCCAAAAAGCTAATTACCGAACATACAAATCGAAATTACATTATTCTAGGGTTAAAAGAAGAGGTACCGAGCAGGCAACCGATTGAAATGAAGCCATAGCTGATCATCAAATCCAGGAAGATTCGCCTCCTCAAAATTGGACTCTTGAATTCGTCGGAGCACCTCGTTGTAGACCTCCAGCTTCTGCCGGTGGTGGCGAGGCTGCGCCTGCGACGACAGCACCGCTCGGCTGCCGCAGCTCTCCACGTCCTCGTCGATAGCCATTGGAAGAGCTCGGGAAAAGCTTGCTGCTTCAGAGAAGTGAAATAAATCAGGTGTGGATTTATAGATTAGAGCAGAGGAATATGCTCGGAAAGAGTGAGATgcagattttagagagagaaagagggaggagagagagagcttgaaCTGGAAAAAGGTGAAGAgtgagaaggaggagagagaatcgCTTCCGTCATGGCATTTTTGGCCTTTAGCGACGGTGGCCCACCACCTGCTGAGTCATCGGTGGCTTATCCATCATGCCACTTGTTACACTAGTTATTTTGGAATGAGGATATCTTTTtcagattctctttgtgagaatctTAGGAATCAttaaatcgtgtccgttcatcatatatcgtacggttagaaattattttaaattaaatataaataatatctgaCAAAAACTAGATGCACCATATATGATGAACGAACGAACACAATTTGAGAATCTTCAAAATCCTCATAAAaaagatctggagaggatcctcctggtTATTTAataccaaaataaaaattcatggcTATCCAAATAAaactgttgatttttttttgtttttaaattagttgtcTAGATGCTAATCCAAGTCGATTCTCtaatgaataaatgatttacAGTCATTCAAACACAAACAATTAATGGTAGCAAAATTTGTAGGTTTTTTTAAATAAGATAATTCATGAGATTGACATAATTTTTCACTTTGTCTTTGACAATGAAAATCGATAGGAGTGGTACTCGACTTCATCCATcgtaaatcattttggttatcCTGTTAAAATTGTCAATATCCTCGTTAAATGAAATAGTTTTTTTGAAAAAACTAGCCTTAAAAAGATGGTCACATAGTCCTTCAAGTGATCATACAATAAGGATATTAACAAATTTTTCACataatgatcaaaataatttattataaataaactcAATGACCATTTCTATCGATTTTTATTGTCAAAGTCTAAAATTAGAGGTTATTTAGAGACTTTTTTAACTGAAAAAACTAACATGTAAACTCGTAATTAATAAATATCATATGTGTGAACCTTTAAACGATTCACTGTCATTTGCGTCGCATGAatgtgttgaccctagaaactacaaagcctacgtggcgcgcaggccgagtaattaataagctaactacgtccttcggtgaatgcggggcgtgccaactcgtcggccgaggagtaaatttgttgatgttgcgttgggtgcgcggctgacttctgcgtcttgcgattgcggccgagaaaggaacacgtctcggcctcttgggctctcgaacctgaagacaaggttactattcttacgaagttcaatatcaaattcggctttcaatgtgatgaatgtaataactgtaacacctcactttgccgagaaggctgatgagatgacctcgaccaataagggttcagaaacccttctcgaccgagacttggataggtaatcaaccgttctcgccgcagtactgttgatgccaacggaagatactgcaagACCGAtcgattctacggtgacagagctatctatgccgacttaagatatcaccagttgcttccacagtgctgttgatgccaacggaagatgtgtcagcgaaaaaggaaaaagaaaaatcacaagttgtgagagtttgcgcagggcaattttgtattgatttgcagaggGCTTTGAATGATGTgcaacctcttctatttatagcaatggctccccccaaggtcgagttaaaaacctactcggactaggttttcTTCCCCTGATCAGcatcaactcgaccagtcctaccttcactaggactgtgaacctagtcctttaccTGAGCCGGATTTGCTTCCgggtcctgccgagactccttattgcactaggattcgacctcttgcgttatgacctagccgccctaggtttggaggccacgtactgaacgatccatggtattcttgtcgcaaggccttccgggccgagaatgaccctacactcggcccaaactgttattttgggGCAAAACATAATGACAACAAAAACTGATGATGACCAAAAACTCAGGCATTGCCGTATTGGTCGGTTGAGTGGCAAAAAAAATGAGGCTCTCATGGGGGGCCAGCCTCGTCGACAAGCACTGCTAACCCGTTCTGCTATATAAAGTACCGAGATATTTTTCAGTGTAACTATTATATGGAGTGATACATCATCACATGTAGTTATATAAATTGTgacatatatgtgttaaaaagttaatagcttaaaaaataaaaattttcaccatttacataaaaacacatgattTACCATCTGTATTTCTGTCACAACTAAAATTTTTTCATAAAGTACATACTCCATTTTATCTCTATCTGCTTGCTTAGCTAACATTCCTATGTTAAATGCCCTGGTACTTGAAGCTGGACACCTTAAAATTTCGGCCATCGGATATAAATGGTGATGTTATttacacctttttttttaattttttttaatttttttttattttagatacttctcttaattttttgttgttgaattgaattaattaaagagtactaaagaacataaattaataaaaaatgtgtGGAGGGTAAACGAAGAGTGTAGATAACATCGTCCTATATATATCTATCTTCAAAGTATCTTCAAAGGAGTCAGCAAATTTTCTTCTTTAAAATTGTCATTTGCTAATTTGTTTGGTGCTTTCTTAGTCCCATCTTATATGAAAACATGCATCTGCATAGTTATTATTGTCAATGTGTACAAAAAATATACAAGAAATAAAATACTTGGCACCCAAGGCATTCTATCTAGGAAAGGTTACATCCATTAAGGATAAATAAGtctataaattatatttttttaactacaTCTATATTAAGTAATAACTTTCATTACAGTTATAAAATTGGTTTGGTCCCAACTGTATAACATTAGAGAGGTTTTATTGTACCATCTAATTgttttttaaaactatttgacaaaaaaaaaatcatttaaaaatacTGTTTACCAGCACTCTTCTCACTTGTAAGTCGGAGTTTATAGATTCGATTTTCGTAAAGTGCGACTTTCTTCTCACTTGTAAATGAAAGTCTTAGATTAAGTTAAATTCTCATGGATATTTATTATGTGACTTACCCCATTTCCTTCGCTCTTAATATAAATAAACGGAGAATACTGGCAACCTTTGCTTTGAATCTTTTTCCTTCTTCAAATGACACGTACCATttttttaaacatataaaataagatttttaatgcGTTTGGCTAATGACACATATAACGTTTTTGTTCCTTTTAACCTACGACAATGCTATTGTTAATTTTCTTGTCGGATCAAGGCAAGTGGGTTAGAATATGACACTATGGATACACTTGAAATTATTTCcaatactaaaaaaataaagatatttTCTATGTTGAGATGTTGAAATGAAACCGTCGACAAGATGACTAAAAGTGATGGTCCTGTCCAAATATGAGACCGTGACacgaaagtttttttttttttttcctctgatTATTCGTCAccgttaattatttttgggccTTAAAATTGACTTGGTCGAGTCCAAGCCAATAGCTCGTTTGCGAAGAAAAAATTTCATATGACAATCTCACGTGCTCATTCTTCCACATCCGCCGATGGACGTTTCTCAGATAAATCATATCTTATTTGATGTGCATGTTTTAGATCGTACAAGATTTTtaagtacattgatatttttatattaagggAATGGAGAGTTCGGTCAAGCCACACAATGAGCAACCTAATtcggtatcgaattcgccatccacgagattcaaacctaaaacctctgactttcaagtaaaaaaaaatactactagATCGTAGTACTGAGTGGTAGATCGTACACGATTTAAACTATGCGTAGTGATTGAAAGAAATTTAATGCACTTTATGGAACTCTCACAAGGATTTTACTATATTTTGCAAGCCCATTAGCTCTTTGGCCTGCTAAATAGGTGATGTCTAGAATTTAATTAGCCCGCTTGCTAGTAGCTATGACAAACGAGTCGTGTTTGTCATGTTTTGCGGCGTGATTGTGTCGTATTTATTATCTTAACAGATGATGTCATGtcaaacccgttatcttaacgagtTTCTAACAGATGACCTAATAAGGACCCAATTTGTTAATGGGTCGTGTCATTTCGTTTTGGGTTAACATGTCATGCAAGAACATGTCATGTCTAATATTTAGATATGACAAACGATATCTTATTGGGTTCTTAAACGATGACCGAATGACGACTCAAAACGTTAATGAGTAACCTGAAATCTATTATTTTCATGCCATTCTGTATCAGAATAGCAGATCGTGCAGGAAACTGCCAAACATACTTGCTAGTGACAATGTTTTAGTAGTTTGAAGCAATAAACTTGAAAAATGACCATGCATGGTTGTAGATAATTTTACGTCCATTCCCTTTCATCGTGATGACCGCTAGGTGATGTGTGATGATCTCATGTTTGTTGTTGTTACTTTCACACTTGGTTTTGTGAAGCCTTGAGAATGCCACAATGCATAACTTTGAAGCTATTTGCTAATTGGCATTTTTAATTCCTTGTCGGGGATTATTGAAATGTCTTTGACAATTGAAACGTGAATACAATATGTTGCTTAGAACAAaagttaatatatttttttaattgaaacaAAAGTCTATTATCTAGATTATGTACTCGAGTTTTGTTAAAATTGTTTTATAAATTTCATtatatttaaccaaaaaaattatgaaatcccAATTATGATTGTTAATAGCACTATATTTTATTGATTGAACCACCATATATGAACGAATTAAGCTCTTATGCGATGGTTCATGGTGTGATAGAGATCAAatcttttacattcattttatgtGTGACCTCTCTGTGGTATGTATCATTGATTGATATGTGTTAAATTTATAACAAGGTTAAAGACGGTTAAGTTTATTAATACGTGTTAATCAATAATGTAAGTCACACACAAAATGTATTAGATTTGAACTCAGTGAGATGACCCTATTCACCCAATCAATTGTCCTCTGATTCTCTCTTATAtcattatttcttcaaaaatttatctaaaaatgcaagaaaaactCAAATATTCATCTAATTAATCCCAAAATTTTTATGTACATTGTTTACTCTTTTCGGAATATAAGCAAATCGAAGATTACGAGTGCGGTTTCGTATGAATTTCAAATCTTAACTGATGtaacaatattttgttttttcaagtaGGGTGTAATGTCACTTACCACACATCTTGACATTATAAATTTAGTAAGTTTTGATAAATATGGTATTGTTGTTTAAGATGTGCCAGTGTCTCGCCTGGACGTGTGATATTGTTTATACTTTCGTTTATCTTACAAACAAAAGACCGTTCCACCCAATAATTTTTTAGCTAAAAACAAATTGTACCCACAATTTTGTTGtctttgtttttaaaaaattaactcTGTCAAGGTTGTCCATCATTCCGGTGGCCGGAAGACTTACAAAAGCCAACTCATTAATATGGTCAAAGTATTATAGATTGCTCctaaaccaaattaaataattaatttgtgCAACTCAAAATTATTAATTATCCTCcaattcaaaaaaattaaaaatcatccAGGAATTGTTAATTTCCAactgacaaattttttttttttattattcgaGGCATATAACATTCCTTTGCTTAATACATCGATGGAGTGTACATGTCAACCACTCAAAACACGAAACGTGGACGACAAAACCGCTACGAATGGCCTCGATTGAATCTCCACCGTCTGATGATGAATTAACGTAACAACTCAAATATCATAAACCACTTAACAACCTTTTGCTTcgtcaaaatatcaaaatatttcacgaaataaataaataaatacagaGAAGACAAATTGCAGAGTCAGAGAGGAAGAGACAAGTGTATGACGTGAAGAAAACCAGGGAGGCGTTTCTTGCTGGGTTTACATAAGTCTGGCTGCTGTGGGCAAACTGGAACTTTTATCTGCTGGGTTTGTGAATTGTTACAAATATATGGGAAATC
This is a stretch of genomic DNA from Malus domestica chromosome 02, GDT2T_hap1. It encodes these proteins:
- the LOC103455814 gene encoding serine/threonine-protein kinase STY17 isoform X1, producing the protein MAIDEDVESCGSRAVLSSQAQPRHHRQKLEVYNEVLRRIQESNFEEANLPGFDDQLWLHFNRLPARYALDVNVERAEDVLAHKRLLQFAEDPANQPAFEVRSVQVYPVFNGNSVDSVHSDSLMKEDAQSSYRIHAPPTFGSSPTLDALALQANRYHVEDGGSAMSATPVFSGPMHEITFSTVDKPKLLSQLTSLLAEIGLNIQEAHAFSTVDGFSLDVFVVDGWKYEETEELKSVLEKEISKFKEQPWSKPHPIAAVGEDNQTRDESFPSCIEIPTDGTDVWEIDARQLKFENKVGSGSFGDLYRGTYCTQEVAIKVLKPERVNAEMLRDFSQEVYILRKIRHKNVVQFIGACTRPPNLCIVTEFMSKGSVYDFLHKHKGVFKLPSLLKVAIDVSKGMNYLHQNNIIHRDLKTANLLMDEHEVVKVADFGVARVQTQSGVMTAETGTYRWMAPEVIEHKPYDHKADVFSFGIVLWELLTGQIPYSSLTPLQAAVGVVQKSLRPTIPKTTHPRFAELLERCWQQDPTQRPPFSDIIEILQNLAKEVGNEGEDRRRPGGFFSALRWGNH
- the LOC103455814 gene encoding serine/threonine-protein kinase STY17 isoform X2, translated to MAIDEDVESCGSRAVLSSQAQPRHHRQKLEVYNEVLRRIQESNFEEANLPGFDDQLWLHFNRLPARYALDVNVERAEDVLAHKRLLQFAEDPANQPAFEVRSVQVYPVFNGNSVDSVHSDSLMKEDAQSSYRYSNGRGIHAPPTFGSSPTLDALALQANRYHVEDGGSAMSATPVFSGPMHEITFSTVDKPKLLSQLTSLLAEIGLNIQEAHAFSTVDGFSLDVFVVDGWKYEETEELKSVLEKEISKFKEQPWSKPHPIAAVGEDNQTRDESFPSCIEIPTDGTDVWEIDARQLKFENKVGSGSFGDLYRGTYCTQEVAIKVLKPERVNAEMLRDFSQEVYILRKIRHKNVVQFIGACTRPPNLCIVTEFMSKGSVYDFLHKHKGVFKLPSLLKVAIDVSKGMNYLHQNNIIHRDLKTANLLMDEHEVVKVADFGVARVQTQSGVMTAETGTYRWMAPEVIEHKPYDHKADVFSFGIVLWELLTGQIPYSSLTPLQAAVGVVQKSLRPTIPKTTHPRFAELLERCWQQDPTQRPPFSDIIEILQNLAKEVGNEGEDRRRPGGFFSALRWGNH